A single region of the Amphiura filiformis chromosome 7, Afil_fr2py, whole genome shotgun sequence genome encodes:
- the LOC140156527 gene encoding uncharacterized protein — MTEKDPGYPPQDHPNPPQQGYPGPQQGYLPQEGYPPQQGYPPQQGDPPQQDYSPQEDYPTKEGYSPQGYPPQQGYSPPENYPTKEGSPQQQAPPAYTDSGGGTAVQYQPYLKTQAYQVQFGQHVSVSPDQE; from the exons ATGACAGAAAAGG ATCCTGGATACCCCCCACAAGACCACCCCAACCCACCACAGCAAGGCTACCCAGGTCCTCAGCAAGGGTACCTTCCACAAGAAGGATATCCTCCACAACAGGGGTACCCTCCACAACAAGGTGACCCTCCACAGCAAGATTACTCTCCACAAGAGGATTACCCTACTAAAGAGGGTTATTCTCCACAAGGATACCCTCCACAGCAAGGTTACTCCCCACCAGAGAATTACCCTACTAAAGAGGGTTCTCCACAGCAACAAGCTCCACCAGCATACACTGACAGTGGAGGAGGTACAGCTGTTCAGTATCAACCA TATTTAAAAACTCAAGCCTATCAAGTTCAGTTTGGCCAACATGTGTCCGTGAGTCCAGACCAAGAATGA